One part of the Phragmites australis chromosome 3, lpPhrAust1.1, whole genome shotgun sequence genome encodes these proteins:
- the LOC133910946 gene encoding LOW QUALITY PROTEIN: uncharacterized protein LOC133910946 (The sequence of the model RefSeq protein was modified relative to this genomic sequence to represent the inferred CDS: substituted 1 base at 1 genomic stop codon) — MAAAANGADEQELPLFHPSPCAHYYVQSPSAASHTLSHPASESMALILSPFPNLHHDADARRHSRDDRDHDHEEASRLTLSRYSSSRGSNNSFPVGDKKPDRRRQVLRVMPGRLSGDDDDEDADGDGDGAARRSGAWRYVKLDPEAPCCCIAFQVAWRVAASAAFALLLFVLATRPRHPGVSFKVGKVRRFALGEGLDGSGVETSFLNCNFSVDMVVDNHSKVFSLRVRPPLLEMSFGRFVFATSQARRLPINXSPTKHGRAVTRLPFLLQGEGVSHDVAPRATSTLWLFVAAQEKPMYAAGRGMQDLLASSQGLPLTITVRSRSRYRVVGSLVRLTYRHDSECVVHLRRTPNRSNTIAAAGSATCFATS, encoded by the coding sequence ATGGCAGCTGCGGCCAATGGCGCGGACGAGCAGGAGCTGCCACTCTTCCACCCGTCCCCGTGCGCGCACTACTACGTGCAGAGCCCCTCCGCGGCGTCGCACACGCTCAGCCACCCGGCGTCCGAGTCCATGGCGCTCATCCTCTCCCCCTTCCCCAACCTCCACCACGACGCCGACGCCCGGCGCCACTCCCGAGATGAccgcgaccacgaccacgagGAGGCCTCCCGCCTCACCCTGTCCCGCTACTCTTCCTCCCGCGGCTCCAACAACTCCTTCCCGGTCGGCGACAAGAAGCCCGACCGGCGGCGGCAGGTGCTGAGGGTTATGCCGGGGCGGTTATCAGGAGACGACGATGACGAGGACgcggacggcgacggcgacggcgcggcCCGGAGGAGCGGGGCGTGGAGGTACGTGAAGCTGGACCCGGAGGCCCCCTGCTGCTGCATCGCGTTCCAGGTGGCGTGGAGAGTGGCAGCCAGCGCGGCTTTCGCCCTGCTCTTGTTCGTCCTCGCCACCAGGCCCCGGCACCCTGGGGTCTCCTTCAAGGTCGGCAAGGTCCGGCGGTTCGCTCTCGGCGAAGGGCTGGACGGCTCGGGCGTGGAGACCAGCTTCCTCAACTGCAACTTCTCCGTCGACATGGTGGTCGACAACCACTCCAAGGTCTTCAGCCTGCGCGTCCGCCCGCCGCTGCTCGAGATGTCCTTCGGCCGCTTCGTCTTCGCGACATCACAGGCACGTCGCCTCCCGATCAACTGATCACCAACTAAGCACGGTCGTGCAGTGACACGGCTTCCTTTTCTGCTGCAGGGAGAGGGGGTGTCGCACGACGTTGCGCCACGGGCCACCTCGACGCTGTGGCTCTTCGTGGCGGCGCAGGAGAAGCCCATGTACGCGGCGGGGCGCGGCATGCAGGACCTGCTCGCGTCCAGCCAGGGCCTGCCTCTCACCATCACGGTCAGGTCACGGTCCCGGTACCGCGTGGTGGGGAGCCTGGTCAGGCTCACGTACCGTCACGACTCCGAGTGCGTCGTGCACCTCAGAAGAACGCCGAATCGGAGCAATACGATCGCCGCCGCTGGCAGCGCCACCTGCTTTGCCACGAGTTAG
- the LOC133911914 gene encoding probable glucan 1,3-alpha-glucosidase: MDPPRRPFHLGLAALLLLILAACPAARAWKKDEFRNCNQTPFCKRARGRAPHSLDAPLSLAAGSLSVSPDGSISAEVSHQSRPRPLVLRLSALPRGALRLQIDEDYSTSPPRHRRFHVPDVLLPDVEARMLHLPEPKTAGGVSTVSLSSDLDVVVKHDPFELTVRRAGSGDPVLSFNSHGLFDFEPLQESKPENETWEEHFRSHTDTCPRGPQSITFDLSFHGADFVYGLPEHASTSLALRPTRGPGVEDSEPYRLFNLDVFEFLHDSPFGLYGSIPFMIGHGARASSGFFWLNAAEMQIDVLAPGWDGATAPENGRIDTLWMAEAGVVDAFFFVGSEPKDVVKQYTSVTGTPSMPQQFAVAYHQCRWNYRDEADVAGVDAGFDEHDIPYDVIWLDIEHTDGKRYFTWDRSTFPNPEEMQRKIADKGRKMVTIVDPHIKRDNSFHLHQEATEKGYYVKDATGNDYDGWCWPGSSSYPDMLNPEIREWWADKFTYENYKGSTPTLYIWNDMNEPSVFNGPEVTMPRDAIHYGDVEHRELHNAYGYYFHMATADGLLKRGEGKDRPFVLSRAFFAGSQRHGAVWTGDNSADWDHLKSSIPMVLTLGLTGMTFSGADVGGFFGNPEPDLLVRWYQVGAFYPFFRGHAHHDTKRREPWLFGERRTALIREAIHMRYSLLPYYYTLFREASVNGIPVMRPLWLEFPNDKETYNNGEAFMVGPSLLAQGIYEEGQKSVSVYLPGKELWYDLRNGSPYKGSVSQRLQVLEDSIPSFQRGGTIVPRKDRFRRSSTQMVKDPYTLVIALNSSSAAEGELYVDDGKSYDYQQGAFIYRRFVFADNKLTSFNIAPDNLGKKKFTTECMIERIIILGLSSGAKKAIMEPGSQEVEIESGPISLRSGSSLVAPTIRRPNVRIVDDWTIRIV, encoded by the exons ATGGATCCACCTCGGCGGCCGTTCCACCTCGGCctcgccgccctcctcctcctgatcCTCGCGGCCTGCCCCGCCGCGCGCGCGTGGAAGAAGGACGAGTTCCGCAACTGCAACCAGACGCCCTTCTGCAAGCGCGCGCGGGGCCGCGCCCCGCACTCGCTCGACGCGCCGCTCTCCCTCGCCGCCGGCTCCCTCTCCGTCTCCCCCGATGGCTCCATCTCCGCCGAGGTCTCCCACCAGTCCCGCCCGCGGCCCCTCGTGCTCCGCCTCTCCGCGCTGCCCCGGGGAGCGCTCCGCCTCCAGATCGACGAGGACTACTCCACCAGTCCGCCGCGGCACCGCCGGTTCCACGTCCCCGACGTTCTCCTTCCGGACGTCGAGGCCCGCATGCTCCACCTCCCTGAGCCCAAGACCGCCGGCGGCGTCTCCACCGTCTCGCTCTCCTCTGACCTCGACGTCGTCGTCAAGCACGATCCGTTCGAGCTCACCGTCCGCCGCGCCGGGTCTGGCGATCCCGTGCTCTCCTTCAACTCCCATGGCCTCTTCGACTTCGAACCGCTGCAGGAGTCGAAGCCAGAGAACGAGACGTGGGAGGAGCACTTCCGGAGCCACACTGACACGTGCCCCCGCGGCCCGCAGTCCATCACCTTCGACCTCTCCTTCCATGGCGCCGACTTCGTGTACGGCCTCCCCGAGCACGCCTCCACCTCGCTTGCCCTCCGCCCCACCCGGGGCCCAGGGGTCGAGGACTCCGAACCCTACCGCCTCTTCAATCTCGACGTGTTCGAGTTCCTCCACGACTCGCCCTTCGGGTTGTATGGTTCGATCCCCTTCATGATTGGGCACGGCGCTCGGGCGTCGTCAGGGTTCTTCTGGCTCAACGCTGCGGAGATGCAGATCGACGTGCTTGCACCAGGGTGGGATGGGGCCACTGCCCCGGAGAATGGCCGGATCGACACGCTGTGGATGGCTGAGGCTGGTGTGGTTGACGCGTTCTTCTTTGTTGGTTCTGAGCCCAAGGATGTGGTCAAGCAGTACACAAGTGTGACAGGCACACCCTCAATGCCGCAGCAGTTTGCAGTTGCGTATCACCAGTGCCGGTGGAACTACCGGGACGAGGCAGATGTTGCTGGAGTGGATGCTGGTTTTGATGAGCATGATATTCCATATGATGTGATTTGGCTCGACATTGAGCATACAGATGGCAAGCGGTATTTTACATGGGACCGTTCAACCTTCCCAAACCCAGAGGAGATGCAGCGGAAGATAGCAGATAAGGGGAGGAAAATGGTCACGATCGTTGATCCTCATATCAAGCGGGACAATTCGTTCCACCTCCATCAGGAGGCAACTGAGAAGGGATACTATGTGAAAGATGCGACCGGGAACGACTATGATGGATGGTGCTGGCCTGGATCATCTTCCTATCCTGATATGCTGAACCCTGAGATACGTGAGTGGTGGGCTGACAAGTTCACCTATGAAAACTACAAGGGATCAACTCCAACACTGTACATTTGGAATGATATGAATGAGCCATCTGTCTTCAATGGCCCTGAG GTCACCATGCCTAGGGATGCAATACATTATGGAGATGTTGAACACCGAGAACTGCACAATGCATATGGATACTACTTCCATATGGCTACCGCAGATGGGCTTCTCAAGCGAGGCGAGGGGAAAGACAGACCCTTCGTTTTGTCAAGGGCCTTCTTTGCCGGAAGTCAACGGCATGGTGCAGTTTGGACAGGCGACAACTCTGCAGATTGGGACCACCTTAAATCTTCTATTCCGATGGTTTTAACTCTTGGTCTTACTGGCATGACTTTCTCTG GTGCGGATGTTGGTGGATTCTTTGGAAATCCGGAACCTGACCTATTGGTGCGTTGGTACCAAGTGGGAGCATTTTATCCTTTCTTTAGAGGTCACGCTCATCATGACACCAAGAGACGTGAGCCATGGTTGTTCGG agaGCGAAGAACTGCCCTCATAAGGGAGGCAATACATATGCGGTATTCATTGTTGCCCTACTATTACACACTGTTCAGAGAGGCTAGTGTAAATGGCATTCCTGTTATGCGTCCTTTGTGGTTAGAATTCCCTAATGACAAAGAAACATATAACAACGGTGAGGCGTTTATGGTTGGGCCAAGCCTTTTGGCCCAAGGAATATATGAAGAG GGCCAGAAATCGGTGTCGGTCTACCTTCCTGGGAAGGAGTTATGGTATGACTTGAGAAATGGATCTCCATACAAGGGAAGTGTGTCGCAGAGGCTACAAGTTTTAGAGGACAGCATACCCAGCTTCCAAAGGGGTGGTACAATTGTGCCAAGAAAGGACAGATTCAGGCGTAGTTCTACTCAGATGGTGAAAGATCCATACACCCTG GTGATAGCCCTTAATAGCTCAAGTGCTGCAGAAGGCGAACTTTATGTGGATGATGGGAAAAGTTATGATTACCAGCAAGGGGCATTCATCTATCGCCGCTTTGTATTTGCAGACAATAAGCTAACTTCATTCAATATTGCACCTGATAATTTGGGGAAGAAGAAATTTACAACTGAGTGCATGATTGAAAGAATTATAATCCTCGGCTTATCATCAGGAGCAAAGAAGGCTATTATGGAACCTGGAAGCCAAGAAGTGGAAATTGAATCAGGACCGATTAGTTTGAGGAGTGGTTCCAGCCTTGTTGCACCAACAATCCGGAGGCCCAACGTTCGCATTGTGGACGATTGGACAATAAGGATAGTATAA